A single Macaca fascicularis isolate 582-1 chromosome 13, T2T-MFA8v1.1 DNA region contains:
- the LOC123568388 gene encoding NADH dehydrogenase [ubiquinone] 1 beta subcomplex subunit 3 — MAHGHGHEHGHHKMELPDYRQWKIEGTPLEDIQKKLAAKGLRDPWGRNEAWRYMGGFAKSVSFFDVFFKGFKWGFAAFVVAVGAEYYLNSLNKDKKHH, encoded by the coding sequence ATGGCCCATGGACATGGACATGAACATGGACACCATAAAATGGAACTTCCAGATTATAGACAATGGAAGATAGAAGGGACACCATTAGAAGATATCCAGAAGAAGCTGGCTGCAAAAGGGCTAAGGGATCCATGGGGCCGCAATGAAGCTTGGAGATACATGGGCGGCTTTGCAAAGAGTGTTTCCTTTTTTGATGTATTCTTTAAAGGATTCAAATGGGGATTTGCTGCATTTGTGGTAGCTGTAGGAGCTGAATATTACCTGAATTCCCTGAATAAAGATAAGAAGCATCACTGA